Proteins found in one Rhodobium gokarnense genomic segment:
- a CDS encoding FAD-binding oxidoreductase: MSTPSPSLALSEPSSLVAELQALLGPKGLITDPAEMEPFVVDWRGRKRGQALGVALPATTMEVSAAVRLATAAGVPVFPQGGNTGLCYGAVPGSGGPGNAPGLVIALNRMNKVREIDRTANLMTVDAGVILANAHEEAAAVGRQVPMYLGSEGSAQIGGLISTNAGGTGVVRYGPMRDLVAGVEVVLADGRVLSDLAGLKKNNTGYDLKHCFVGAEGTLGIVTGAALRMFPELRSEANAWVSVKDPADALTLLSRLQDDCDPYIQAFELLSASEVDIAFRHVPGLRLPFETTPVWNLMIELGSPDGDLDLHARFESFLAAAYEDGLVEDGFLAQSKAQAEEIWRVRHSLSEANKKEGVGVVLDISIRNSRVAEFIGRADRIAAESFPEAEVVVVSHLGDGNVHYILMFPHDYWQGLGSEDARDAKADEVMVAFHDVAAALGGSFSAEHGVGRKLTGELQRLCDPLRYEMMKRMKAAFDPGNLMNPGVLFGD; encoded by the coding sequence ATGTCGACCCCGTCACCTTCCTTAGCGCTGAGCGAACCGTCGTCGCTGGTCGCCGAGTTGCAGGCGTTGCTCGGGCCCAAGGGCCTGATCACCGATCCGGCAGAGATGGAGCCCTTCGTCGTCGACTGGCGCGGGCGCAAGCGCGGTCAGGCCCTCGGCGTCGCACTGCCGGCGACGACGATGGAGGTGAGCGCCGCGGTCCGCCTGGCGACCGCGGCCGGGGTCCCGGTGTTCCCCCAGGGCGGCAATACCGGCCTTTGCTACGGCGCGGTGCCCGGCAGCGGCGGGCCCGGCAACGCGCCGGGTCTCGTCATTGCCCTCAACCGCATGAACAAGGTCCGCGAGATCGACAGGACCGCCAATCTGATGACCGTCGATGCCGGCGTCATCCTTGCCAACGCGCACGAAGAGGCGGCGGCCGTCGGGCGCCAGGTGCCGATGTATCTCGGCAGCGAGGGCAGCGCCCAGATCGGCGGACTGATCTCGACCAATGCCGGGGGCACCGGCGTCGTGCGCTACGGCCCGATGCGCGATCTCGTCGCCGGCGTGGAGGTCGTCCTTGCCGACGGCCGGGTGCTGTCGGACCTCGCGGGCCTGAAAAAGAACAACACCGGCTACGACCTCAAGCACTGCTTCGTCGGTGCCGAAGGTACGCTCGGTATCGTGACTGGCGCGGCCCTCAGGATGTTCCCGGAACTGCGCTCCGAGGCCAATGCCTGGGTTTCAGTGAAGGATCCGGCCGATGCGCTGACCCTCCTCAGCCGTCTGCAGGACGACTGCGATCCGTACATTCAGGCCTTCGAACTGCTGTCGGCGAGCGAGGTCGACATCGCCTTTCGGCATGTGCCGGGCCTCCGGCTGCCGTTCGAGACGACGCCCGTCTGGAACCTGATGATCGAGCTCGGCAGCCCGGACGGCGATCTGGACCTCCATGCCCGGTTCGAGAGCTTCCTTGCCGCGGCCTATGAGGACGGGCTGGTGGAGGACGGATTCCTCGCCCAGAGCAAGGCGCAGGCGGAAGAAATCTGGCGCGTCCGGCACAGCCTGTCGGAGGCGAACAAGAAGGAAGGCGTCGGCGTCGTCCTCGATATCTCGATCCGCAATTCGCGGGTCGCCGAATTCATCGGTCGTGCCGACCGGATCGCCGCAGAGAGCTTCCCCGAGGCCGAGGTCGTTGTGGTCTCCCATCTCGGTGACGGCAACGTGCACTACATCCTGATGTTCCCGCACGACTACTGGCAGGGGCTCGGCTCCGAAGACGCGCGCGACGCCAAGGCCGACGAGGTCATGGTCGCGTTCCACGACGTCGCCGCAGCCCTTGGCGGCTCGTTCAGCGCCGAGCACGGCGTCGGGCGCAAGCTGACCGGCGAGCTGCAGCGCCTTTGCGATCCGCTGCGCTATGAGATGATGAAGCGGATGAAGGCCGCGTTCGATCCCGGCAATCTGATGAACCCGGGTGTGCTTTTCGGCGACTAG
- a CDS encoding NADH:flavin oxidoreductase, whose product MNNDPLLEPFQLKHLTLKNRIMTTAHEPAYPEDGMPKDRYVAYHEERARAGLALAMTAGSAAVSRDSPPVFNNILAYKDEVVPWTKRLTDACHEHGCAVMIQITHLGRRTGWAKGDWLPSVSSSKHREPAHRAFPKLAEDWDIERIIADFADAAERMKAGGMDGIELQVYGHLLDQFWSPLTNDLDGPYGGASLDSRMKMPMDVLKAVRDRVGDDFIVGVRYTADETEAGGIDAEEGIEISKRLADSGMVDFLNVIRGRIHTDPTMTDVIPVQGMKNAPHLDFAGAVKAATGMPTFHAAKIPDVATARHAVASGLLDMVGMTRAHMADPHVVRKIMAGREEDIRPCVGATYCLDRIYQAGEALCIHNPATGRELTMPHDIAPADTTKKVVIVGAGPAGLEAARVAAERGHEVTVFEVQPHAGGQVRLTAQNPRRREMLSIIDWRLAQCEAKGVTFRFNTWAEANDVTALEPDVVIVATGGLPNVELYESGQEQNLVVTSWDIIAGDVKPAANVLIYDESGDHPGLMAAEVAANAGSTVEVMTPDRVFAPDIMGMNLVPYMRALQDKDVTFTVTRRLLGVARDGNRLKATIGTDYSDFTSEKLYDQVVVNYGTLPLADLYFELKPLSLNAGAVDYGDLIAGRPQTVRRNPDGGFMLFRIGDAVSARNTHAAIYDALRLMKDI is encoded by the coding sequence ATGAACAACGACCCGCTTCTTGAACCCTTTCAACTCAAGCACCTGACCCTCAAGAACCGGATCATGACGACGGCCCACGAGCCGGCCTATCCGGAAGACGGCATGCCGAAGGACCGCTACGTCGCCTATCACGAAGAGCGGGCGAGGGCGGGCCTGGCGCTTGCCATGACCGCGGGCTCGGCCGCCGTCAGCCGCGACAGCCCGCCGGTCTTCAACAACATCCTTGCCTATAAGGACGAGGTGGTCCCGTGGACCAAGCGGCTCACCGACGCCTGCCACGAGCATGGCTGCGCGGTGATGATCCAGATCACCCATCTCGGCCGGCGCACGGGCTGGGCCAAGGGCGACTGGCTGCCCTCCGTCTCCTCCTCAAAGCACCGCGAACCGGCGCACCGGGCCTTCCCCAAGCTCGCCGAGGACTGGGACATCGAGCGCATCATCGCCGATTTTGCCGATGCGGCGGAACGCATGAAGGCGGGCGGCATGGACGGCATCGAGCTGCAGGTCTACGGCCATCTCCTGGACCAGTTCTGGTCACCGCTGACCAACGACCTCGACGGACCCTATGGCGGGGCGAGCCTCGACAGCCGCATGAAGATGCCGATGGACGTGCTGAAGGCCGTGCGTGACCGGGTCGGCGACGACTTCATCGTCGGCGTGCGCTACACCGCCGACGAGACCGAGGCCGGCGGCATCGATGCGGAAGAGGGGATCGAGATCTCCAAGCGGCTCGCCGACAGCGGCATGGTCGACTTCCTCAACGTCATCCGCGGGCGTATCCATACCGACCCGACGATGACCGACGTCATCCCGGTGCAGGGCATGAAGAATGCGCCGCACCTCGATTTCGCTGGCGCGGTCAAGGCCGCAACCGGCATGCCGACCTTCCATGCCGCCAAGATCCCGGACGTCGCCACCGCGCGCCATGCGGTTGCCTCCGGGCTCCTCGACATGGTCGGCATGACCCGGGCCCATATGGCCGACCCGCATGTGGTCAGGAAGATCATGGCTGGTCGCGAGGAGGACATCCGGCCTTGCGTCGGCGCCACCTACTGCCTCGACCGCATCTACCAGGCGGGGGAGGCGCTCTGCATCCACAATCCGGCGACCGGGCGCGAGCTGACCATGCCGCACGACATCGCGCCGGCCGATACAACGAAGAAGGTGGTCATCGTCGGCGCCGGGCCGGCCGGCCTGGAAGCGGCGCGGGTCGCCGCGGAGCGCGGCCACGAGGTCACCGTCTTTGAGGTCCAGCCCCATGCCGGCGGACAGGTCCGGCTGACGGCGCAGAACCCGCGCCGCCGCGAGATGCTGTCGATCATCGACTGGCGGCTGGCGCAGTGTGAGGCCAAGGGCGTCACGTTCCGCTTCAATACCTGGGCGGAGGCGAACGACGTCACGGCGCTCGAGCCCGACGTCGTCATCGTCGCGACCGGCGGGCTGCCGAATGTCGAGCTTTACGAGAGCGGCCAGGAACAGAACCTCGTGGTGACGAGCTGGGACATCATTGCCGGCGACGTCAAGCCGGCGGCGAACGTCCTCATCTATGACGAGAGCGGCGACCATCCGGGGCTGATGGCGGCCGAGGTCGCGGCCAATGCCGGCTCCACCGTCGAGGTGATGACGCCGGACCGGGTGTTCGCGCCGGACATCATGGGCATGAACCTCGTGCCTTACATGCGCGCGCTGCAGGACAAGGACGTCACCTTCACCGTCACGCGGCGGCTCCTCGGCGTTGCCCGCGACGGCAACCGGCTGAAGGCCACCATCGGCACCGACTACAGCGATTTCACCAGCGAAAAGCTCTACGACCAGGTGGTGGTCAATTACGGCACGCTGCCGCTCGCCGACCTCTATTTCGAGCTGAAGCCGCTGTCGCTGAACGCCGGCGCCGTCGACTACGGCGACCTCATTGCCGGCCGGCCGCAGACGGTCCGGCGTAATCCGGACGGCGGCTTCATGCTGTTCCGCATCGGCGATGCGGTCAGCGCCCGCAACACCCACGCGGCGATCTACGACGCCCTCAGGCTGATGAAGGATATTTGA
- the dapA gene encoding 4-hydroxy-tetrahydrodipicolinate synthase: MTLSMTDLSGLFTAIVTPFTPDRTLDKAALTKLVEFQVASGASGIVPIGGTGEYTALSRQERAEMVAVCVEAAGGKPVIPGVLSTGFEDAVEAGKDFKKAGAAGLMPVTPYYATGPQEGMRAYFKNYRDAVDLPLVLYQIPRRTNVELKAETVQALAEDGVAIGIKYSNYDMPEFLKTIKFAGDKMSVLSGEEPLFATHVALGARGGVLATATIYPERWIKVFEIARQGKLAEAVAASRELDMLIDVVFRETNPGPLKKYMEIVGMPVGSVRLPLTDPSEETVALLKETAQLLSAAEAA; encoded by the coding sequence ATGACCCTATCAATGACCGATCTTTCCGGCCTGTTCACGGCCATCGTTACGCCCTTCACGCCGGACCGCACGCTCGACAAGGCGGCGCTGACGAAGCTCGTGGAATTCCAGGTCGCCTCCGGCGCCTCGGGCATCGTCCCGATCGGCGGCACGGGCGAATACACCGCGCTCTCGCGCCAGGAGCGGGCGGAGATGGTGGCCGTGTGCGTTGAGGCCGCCGGCGGCAAGCCGGTGATCCCGGGCGTGCTGTCGACCGGGTTCGAGGACGCCGTGGAGGCGGGCAAGGATTTCAAGAAGGCCGGCGCCGCGGGCCTGATGCCGGTGACGCCCTATTACGCGACCGGTCCCCAGGAGGGCATGCGGGCCTATTTCAAGAACTACCGCGATGCGGTCGACCTGCCGCTGGTGCTCTACCAGATCCCGCGCCGGACCAATGTGGAGCTGAAGGCCGAGACCGTGCAGGCACTCGCCGAGGACGGGGTCGCCATCGGCATCAAGTACTCCAACTACGACATGCCGGAGTTCCTGAAGACCATCAAGTTCGCCGGCGACAAGATGTCGGTGCTGAGCGGCGAGGAGCCGCTGTTCGCCACCCATGTGGCGCTCGGCGCCCGCGGCGGCGTGCTGGCCACCGCCACCATCTATCCTGAGCGTTGGATCAAGGTTTTCGAAATCGCCCGTCAGGGCAAGCTCGCCGAGGCCGTTGCGGCGAGCCGCGAGCTCGACATGCTGATCGACGTGGTGTTCCGCGAGACCAATCCGGGCCCGTTGAAGAAATACATGGAGATCGTCGGCATGCCGGTCGGCAGCGTCCGTCTGCCGCTCACCGATCCGAGCGAGGAGACGGTCGCCCTCCTGAAGGAGACCGCGCAACTCCTCAGCGCGGCCGAGGCCGCGTAA
- the torC gene encoding pentaheme c-type cytochrome TorC: METAVLSRLRKIWGWLWSPYTGLPLAAILVAGGIGGVLFWGAFNTAMEMTNSLEFCISCHEMRDNVYQEYKETVHFKNASGVRAICSDCHVPKDWVHKVVRKIQASNELYHKVVGTISTQEKFEANRLEMAQRVWDTMKSTDSRECRNCHSFTAMHFEKQRPEASKRMQKAMADGDTCIDCHKGIAHKMPDMTSGFKSMWSDIVASAAALSPQAGNTYYTLKTIGFTAEKAGEGGRAAGRLLAATPVEVLERDGDQLKVRATGWRQENVDRVVYARAGKRIFVAALSPAATDLVSSGASQTDPDTGQVWSEASMDVWIPAGDLTDKVEPLWAYGAELYGATCATCHTAPAVNHYVANQWIGTLNSMKQNISIDTEQYRFLQKYLQMHASDVAGH; this comes from the coding sequence ATGGAGACTGCAGTGCTCTCACGATTGCGCAAAATCTGGGGATGGCTCTGGTCGCCCTACACCGGCCTGCCCCTGGCGGCCATCCTTGTCGCCGGCGGCATCGGCGGCGTCCTGTTCTGGGGTGCCTTCAACACGGCGATGGAGATGACCAACAGCCTGGAGTTCTGCATCTCCTGTCACGAAATGCGTGACAACGTCTATCAGGAGTACAAGGAGACCGTTCACTTCAAGAACGCGTCGGGCGTGCGTGCGATCTGTTCCGACTGCCACGTGCCGAAGGACTGGGTGCACAAGGTCGTGCGCAAGATCCAGGCCTCCAACGAGCTCTATCACAAGGTCGTCGGCACCATCAGCACGCAGGAGAAATTCGAGGCGAACCGGCTGGAGATGGCCCAGAGGGTCTGGGACACCATGAAATCGACCGACTCGCGCGAGTGCCGCAACTGCCATTCCTTCACCGCCATGCATTTCGAAAAGCAGCGCCCGGAAGCGTCCAAGCGGATGCAGAAGGCGATGGCCGACGGCGACACCTGCATCGACTGCCACAAGGGCATCGCCCACAAGATGCCGGACATGACGAGCGGCTTCAAATCCATGTGGTCCGATATCGTCGCCTCGGCCGCCGCCCTGTCGCCGCAGGCCGGCAACACCTATTACACGCTGAAGACCATCGGCTTCACGGCTGAAAAGGCCGGCGAGGGCGGACGCGCGGCCGGCCGGCTGCTGGCGGCAACGCCGGTGGAGGTGCTGGAGCGCGACGGCGACCAGCTAAAGGTGCGCGCGACGGGCTGGCGCCAGGAAAACGTCGACCGGGTCGTCTATGCGCGTGCCGGCAAGCGCATCTTCGTTGCCGCGCTCAGCCCTGCGGCGACCGACCTGGTCTCGTCCGGCGCATCCCAGACCGATCCCGACACCGGCCAGGTCTGGAGCGAAGCGTCGATGGATGTGTGGATTCCTGCCGGGGATCTGACTGACAAGGTCGAGCCGCTCTGGGCCTATGGCGCGGAACTCTACGGCGCCACCTGCGCCACCTGCCATACGGCGCCGGCGGTCAACCACTACGTCGCCAACCAGTGGATCGGCACCCTCAACTCGATGAAGCAGAACATCTCCATCGACACGGAGCAGTACCGGTTCCTGCAGAAATACCTGCAGATGCACGCGTCCGACGTCGCCGGGCATTGA
- a CDS encoding TRAP transporter large permease has translation MDPTLLIIIGLLIGLMFLGSPVIFAIGFAGLSYFFIKPGMSSMLDVYVHKFFTGMDVFIWLSIPLFVIAGEIMTSIGMTDRLVGFSRLLVGRLRGGIAYVNVVGSMMFSGVSGSALADISAMGPVEIDMMKKDGYDRDFAAALTVSSAIQGPIIPPSIPLIIFSSLTNTSVAALFLAGAVPGMMLGLAQMVLIFFLARRHGFPRNPVPGLNFAVALRIVFDAFWALFMPVIIIGGIVGGVFTATEAAAIAVFYALFVGVLAYRNLTLKAFWGILDRAARTSASVYLIVGFATVISWVFASERVPSDLSALVQGLDMQPWMLLLLLNVFFLFNGLWISDSVQLLLFAPLFTPIVVAMGVDPIHFGVIMVVNVMIGLMTPPFGMALYLGSAISRVPLGKIVWRSLPFLASNLIVLMIVTYVPAVSLTLPRLFGFID, from the coding sequence ATGGATCCGACACTCCTCATCATCATCGGCCTCCTCATCGGCCTGATGTTCCTCGGCAGCCCGGTGATCTTCGCCATCGGCTTTGCCGGGCTCTCTTACTTCTTCATCAAGCCGGGCATGAGCTCCATGCTCGATGTCTACGTCCACAAGTTCTTTACCGGCATGGACGTCTTCATCTGGCTGTCGATCCCGCTCTTCGTCATCGCCGGCGAAATCATGACCTCGATCGGCATGACCGACCGGCTGGTCGGCTTCTCCAGGCTCCTCGTCGGGCGCCTTCGCGGCGGCATCGCCTATGTCAACGTCGTCGGCTCGATGATGTTCTCCGGCGTCTCCGGCTCCGCGCTCGCCGACATCTCGGCGATGGGCCCGGTCGAGATCGACATGATGAAGAAGGACGGCTACGACCGCGACTTCGCCGCCGCGCTGACCGTCTCCTCGGCGATCCAGGGGCCGATCATCCCGCCGTCGATCCCGCTGATCATCTTTTCCAGCCTCACGAACACATCCGTTGCCGCGCTGTTCCTGGCCGGCGCCGTGCCCGGCATGATGCTCGGCCTGGCGCAGATGGTGCTGATCTTCTTCCTGGCGCGCCGCCACGGCTTTCCGCGCAATCCGGTGCCGGGGCTCAACTTCGCCGTCGCCTTGCGCATCGTGTTCGATGCGTTCTGGGCGCTGTTCATGCCGGTGATCATCATCGGCGGCATCGTCGGCGGCGTCTTCACCGCGACGGAAGCCGCCGCGATCGCCGTGTTCTACGCCCTCTTCGTCGGCGTGCTGGCCTATCGGAACCTGACGCTGAAGGCGTTCTGGGGCATCCTCGACCGCGCGGCGCGGACCTCCGCCTCCGTCTATCTGATCGTCGGCTTTGCCACGGTGATCAGCTGGGTGTTCGCGAGCGAACGGGTGCCCTCGGACCTGTCGGCGCTGGTCCAGGGGCTCGACATGCAGCCCTGGATGCTGCTGCTCCTTCTCAACGTCTTCTTCCTCTTCAACGGGCTGTGGATCAGCGATTCCGTCCAGCTCCTGCTGTTTGCGCCGCTGTTCACGCCGATCGTCGTCGCCATGGGCGTCGACCCCATCCATTTCGGTGTGATCATGGTCGTCAACGTGATGATCGGCCTGATGACGCCACCCTTCGGCATGGCGCTCTATCTCGGCTCGGCGATCAGCCGGGTGCCACTCGGCAAGATCGTCTGGCGCAGCCTGCCGTTCCTGGCATCGAACCTCATCGTCCTGATGATCGTCACCTATGTTCCCGCCGTTTCGCTGACCCTCCCAAGGCTGTTCGGCTTCATCGACTGA
- a CDS encoding molybdopterin-dependent oxidoreductase produces MVSRREFIRDIVPGAALSTIMLPHLARAASGTGGVANGRVLVNTAFGPMWLVKKDGTVTSVEPLKQVGASWELINSMPDRLYNRARVKAPTVRRDFLKNREKSDRTDRGSGDFVEVSWDEVAKIVTEEMDRVKTTYGNASLHRGKSSWASNHAHFYKTESLLQRFLNGYGGSSTFFGNYSNQAVSEILPAVAWGGPMLTSDWPSIRNNAKLIVLWGANPLATSRILSGRYMTEAWRELKDAPIEVIALDPMRSETVQGLDCAWMPVRPNTDIALALGMMHTLYTEKLHNADFIANCTFGFDEFSAYLTGESDGQAKSADWAAEITGLSADSIRELARKMAGTRTKIVCGWSIQRQHHGEHAPWALVALAAMLGQIGLPGGGLTFGAHYADGGFPKADMPRVGGTPRGKNAIPDPFPIACLTDAYLNPGKTIQCKGRDITYPDIRLVYTSGGNQFTHHQDTNRVVKAFQAPETVIVQDPWWTPSARFADIILPASSDLERNDLGQVMNLIVASHAAVDPQYNSRTDYDILTEFAERLGFGDAYTEGRSEMDWVEMLYNEAREKSQTVQMPSFDEFWAGEGVIEFPMGKGDYVHLADFREDPLLNPLGTSTGLLEFVSPFVAKLGYDEDCPKHPTWMEPVEWRGSAHADKYPLQLISPHPPHRLHSQMCNTTMREEYAVEGREPAYINSDDAAARGIASGDIVRLFNERGQTLAGAVVSDDIAAGTICLHEGAWYNPEKPGEIGSLDKYGSPNNLTREDPLTSRFAQATIAGTAIVQVEKYDQPAPAVTAFDPAV; encoded by the coding sequence ATGGTAAGTCGCAGGGAATTCATCCGGGATATCGTCCCCGGTGCCGCCCTCAGCACCATCATGCTGCCCCATCTGGCAAGGGCCGCATCCGGCACCGGTGGCGTCGCCAACGGCCGCGTGCTGGTCAACACCGCCTTCGGTCCGATGTGGCTGGTCAAGAAGGACGGAACGGTGACCTCGGTCGAGCCGCTGAAGCAGGTCGGCGCGTCCTGGGAGCTGATCAACTCGATGCCCGACCGGCTCTATAACCGGGCCCGCGTCAAGGCGCCGACGGTGCGCCGCGATTTCCTGAAGAACCGCGAAAAGAGCGACCGGACCGATCGCGGCAGCGGCGACTTCGTGGAGGTGAGCTGGGACGAGGTGGCCAAGATCGTCACCGAGGAGATGGATCGGGTCAAGACGACCTACGGCAACGCCTCGCTGCATCGCGGCAAGAGCTCCTGGGCCAGCAACCACGCCCATTTCTACAAGACGGAATCGCTGCTGCAGCGCTTCCTCAACGGCTATGGCGGCTCTTCGACCTTCTTCGGCAACTACTCCAACCAGGCGGTGTCGGAAATCCTGCCGGCGGTTGCCTGGGGCGGGCCGATGCTGACCAGCGACTGGCCGTCGATCCGCAACAACGCCAAGCTCATCGTGCTGTGGGGCGCCAACCCGCTGGCCACCTCCCGGATCCTGTCCGGTCGCTACATGACCGAAGCGTGGCGGGAGCTCAAGGACGCACCGATCGAGGTCATCGCGCTCGATCCGATGCGGTCCGAAACGGTGCAGGGGCTCGACTGCGCATGGATGCCGGTCCGGCCGAACACGGACATCGCGCTGGCGCTCGGCATGATGCACACGCTCTATACCGAGAAGCTGCACAACGCCGACTTCATCGCCAACTGCACCTTCGGCTTCGACGAGTTCAGCGCCTATCTGACCGGCGAGAGCGATGGCCAGGCCAAGAGTGCGGACTGGGCCGCGGAGATCACCGGCCTGTCGGCCGACTCGATCCGCGAACTCGCCCGCAAGATGGCGGGCACCCGCACGAAGATCGTTTGCGGCTGGTCGATCCAGCGTCAGCACCATGGCGAGCATGCGCCCTGGGCGCTCGTCGCGCTTGCGGCCATGCTCGGCCAGATCGGCCTGCCGGGCGGTGGCCTGACCTTCGGCGCCCACTATGCCGATGGCGGCTTCCCCAAGGCCGACATGCCACGCGTCGGCGGTACTCCGCGCGGCAAGAACGCCATTCCGGACCCGTTCCCGATCGCCTGCCTGACCGATGCCTATCTCAATCCGGGCAAGACGATCCAGTGCAAGGGACGCGACATCACCTATCCCGATATCCGTCTCGTCTATACCTCCGGCGGCAACCAGTTCACCCATCACCAGGACACCAACCGGGTGGTCAAGGCGTTCCAGGCGCCGGAGACAGTCATCGTCCAGGATCCGTGGTGGACCCCGAGCGCCCGCTTCGCCGACATCATCCTGCCGGCATCGAGCGATCTGGAGCGTAACGACCTCGGTCAGGTCATGAACCTGATCGTCGCCTCCCATGCCGCCGTCGACCCGCAGTACAACTCGCGGACCGACTACGACATCCTGACCGAGTTCGCCGAGCGGCTCGGCTTCGGCGACGCCTATACCGAGGGCCGGTCGGAAATGGACTGGGTCGAGATGCTCTACAACGAGGCCAGGGAGAAGTCGCAGACGGTGCAGATGCCGTCCTTCGACGAGTTCTGGGCCGGCGAGGGCGTCATCGAGTTTCCGATGGGCAAGGGCGACTACGTGCACCTGGCCGACTTCCGCGAGGACCCGCTGCTCAATCCGCTCGGCACGTCCACCGGCCTCCTGGAGTTCGTCTCTCCGTTCGTTGCCAAGCTCGGCTACGACGAGGACTGCCCAAAGCATCCGACCTGGATGGAGCCGGTCGAATGGCGCGGCAGCGCCCACGCCGACAAGTATCCGTTGCAGCTCATTTCTCCGCATCCGCCGCACCGCCTGCATTCGCAGATGTGCAACACGACGATGCGCGAGGAATACGCCGTTGAGGGCCGTGAGCCGGCCTACATCAACAGCGACGATGCGGCGGCCCGCGGGATCGCGTCGGGCGATATCGTCCGGCTGTTCAACGAGCGCGGACAGACTCTTGCCGGTGCGGTCGTCTCCGACGATATCGCGGCGGGAACGATCTGCCTGCATGAGGGTGCCTGGTACAATCCGGAAAAACCAGGTGAGATCGGCTCGCTCGACAAGTACGGCTCGCCGAACAACCTGACCCGCGAGGATCCGCTGACCTCGCGCTTCGCGCAGGCGACGATCGCCGGTACGGCCATCGTCCAGGTCGAGAAATACGACCAGCCGGCGCCGGCCGTGACGGCGTTCGATCCGGCCGTCTAG
- a CDS encoding TRAP transporter small permease → MLKGIEAFGDRLAFVTSVASRLMLLAVVTMLFVQVCLRYIFNFSLTWPEEASRYLMIWVVMLSGSLLVKDEQLVCVDFFDRFWPRRILAYRNALFRLLLAGLLGIMLWKGLDAADFGWRRTSPALHLSWFWIYLAIPVGSALMLFHMVVLALRDLVRGASSDQEISLIRAEM, encoded by the coding sequence ATGTTGAAGGGTATCGAAGCATTCGGAGACCGCCTGGCTTTCGTTACCTCGGTCGCCTCGCGGCTGATGCTGCTGGCGGTGGTGACGATGCTCTTCGTCCAGGTCTGCCTGCGCTACATCTTCAACTTCTCCCTGACCTGGCCGGAAGAGGCCTCGCGCTACCTGATGATCTGGGTGGTGATGCTGTCGGGCAGCCTTCTCGTCAAGGACGAGCAGCTCGTCTGCGTCGACTTCTTCGACCGGTTCTGGCCGCGCCGCATCCTTGCCTATCGCAACGCCCTGTTCCGGCTGCTGCTCGCCGGCCTCCTCGGCATCATGCTGTGGAAGGGGCTGGACGCCGCCGACTTCGGCTGGCGGCGGACGTCGCCGGCGCTGCACCTTTCCTGGTTCTGGATCTACCTCGCGATTCCGGTCGGCAGTGCGCTGATGCTGTTCCACATGGTGGTGCTGGCGCTGCGCGACCTCGTCCGGGGCGCCTCGTCCGACCAGGAAATCTCCCTCATCCGCGCCGAGATGTGA
- a CDS encoding NAD(P)-binding domain-containing protein, translating into MRIGIIGTGTIASAVVRGIVADGHEFTVSERNADTAAALAAAFDNVTVASNQGVIDASDVVFLGMRGNVAPGVLKDLTFRADQRVVSLMVGLSLEEIADLVAPASADALMIPFTFIAHGGSPILAFPESALLDALFGHSNTVIAMPDAAAFNHYLAAQALLSPVLKEIQVASDWLGARTGDPAAAETFLRLLIGGGLTADPLDMPGVIARMIGELSTPSGYNARLREHMGEAGVYDALIAGLDRLERPDGS; encoded by the coding sequence ATGCGGATCGGAATCATCGGAACCGGCACGATCGCCTCGGCAGTGGTGCGCGGCATCGTCGCCGACGGCCACGAATTCACCGTCTCGGAGCGCAACGCCGACACTGCGGCGGCGCTCGCGGCCGCCTTCGACAATGTGACGGTGGCATCGAACCAGGGCGTCATCGACGCCAGCGACGTCGTCTTCCTCGGCATGAGGGGCAATGTCGCACCTGGCGTTCTCAAGGACCTGACCTTTCGCGCCGACCAGCGCGTCGTCTCCTTGATGGTCGGCTTGAGCCTGGAAGAGATCGCCGATCTCGTTGCGCCGGCAAGTGCCGACGCGCTGATGATCCCGTTCACGTTCATCGCCCATGGCGGCTCGCCGATCCTCGCCTTTCCGGAATCGGCGCTGCTCGACGCGTTGTTCGGCCACAGCAACACCGTCATCGCGATGCCGGATGCGGCGGCTTTCAACCACTATCTCGCCGCCCAGGCGCTGCTGTCGCCAGTGCTCAAGGAAATTCAGGTGGCGAGCGACTGGCTCGGCGCGCGCACGGGCGATCCGGCGGCCGCGGAAACCTTCCTGCGACTGCTGATCGGCGGCGGCCTCACCGCCGATCCGCTCGATATGCCGGGCGTCATCGCCCGCATGATCGGCGAACTCTCAACGCCCAGCGGCTATAATGCCCGGCTCCGCGAGCATATGGGCGAGGCCGGCGTCTACGACGCACTGATCGCCGGGCTCGACCGGCTGGAACGGCCGGACGGTTCCTGA